In Ruegeria sp. YS9, the genomic window CGACGTGACCAGCGCCAACAGGATCGCCAGCACAATCGGCACATCCATATTCAGCCGTCGCACGCGCAGGGCGCTCCAGGCATTGGCAAAGAACGGCTGGGCCGAGAACGCAATGGCCGGCAGTGCAATGGCCGCTGAAATCCAGTGGAACATGTCCCGTGTTGCATCCGTCGCACCGGACCACACCGACACCGACAGCAACATCACGTTCATGGATGCAAACCCGGCCACGGCCAGGCGCATCAGAAGATCACGCCCGGCCTTGTCCGTCTGCGTTGCGGACAAAGCCCCCGGATCAAGCTCATGTGCTTCGAATCCTGCCTGTTCAAGCACCGGGATCAGATCGCTTGCGCGCGTTTCCGGCGTGGCTTTGATCATCGCGCGTTTGAGCGTCAGGTTCACCCGGGCATCTTCGACGCCGGGATGCGCGTTCAGTTCACGCTCGACCGTCGCGATACAGGCCGAGCAATGAATGCCCGGCAGCGACAAGGCGATCTGCACATCCTCCGGTATGGGCCGGGCCGGTTCTGCCGGGGCCGCAAGGCAGCCCGGGCAGGCCGCTGTACCGGATGAAAGCTGAGCCGTCATGCCTACCCCTTCACGTATAGCGGAACGCGCTGCGAGAATTCGGCCCCGTTTCCGTCACGCGCCACCAATCTGATGTTCCAGTTGCCCTTGCCCAGTGTGGCAGGCGTGGCATAGGCCGTGCCATCAAACGTAAAATCCGGCACAAAGTCGTCGCGCACATGGGTTGCCCTGCCGACCACGGCCTGCAATTCGCGCACCTCAACCGGCGCACCGCTTTCGTCGGTGATGTGCAGGATCAGAAGGCCACCTTTGGTTTCAGCCCGAACGGTCCAGCCCAGCGCCTGTTGCTCTTTCAGGCGCTCGTTGAACTCCTGACTGGCGACATAGGAGTTCTTCACCTCGAGCCCGGGAAAGGTTTTCACCGCATTGTAGGCCAGCACGAGGTTCACCGCGATGATCACGCCAAAAGCGCCGACAAACACGGCCAAAGCGTGCTTTCCGGTGAATTTCCGTTCTGCCATGATCAGTTCCCTCGTCCGTTAAACGTGGTGTCCTTGTAGGCGCGTTCGCCGCTGCTGAGGTCTTCGACCCAGATCCGCACTGGTGTCGCCTCTGCTGCGGCCGGACCGCTGTCGCGAGGTGCCAACACATATACACGGGTCAATTGTGCCGTATCCGCCGTGACATTCACAGTATCGATCTTGGTTCCCTCGATTTCCAGTCGCATCGCCGGATCGCCCGCCAAAGACAGTTTGAACAGACGGTCCTCACCGTGCTTGTTGCGCAGACGAACGTCATAGGTGTTGCGGATCGTACCGTCCGACAGGGTGACGAAGGTGGGGTTGCGCACCGGCGCAACAGTCAGATCGATGTCAGAACGGATGAACAGTGCAAACAGCAGCCCGAATCCGACCAGCGCCCATAACGTGGTATACATGATCGTCCGCGGCCTCAGAATGTGCTTCCAGACATTCTTGGCGGGTTTACCGGATCGCTCATGGGCTTCGTCACTCAACGCCATGTAATCGATCAGCCCTCGTGGCTTACCGATCTTGGCCATCATGTCGTCACACGCGTCGATGCAAAGGGCACAGGTGATGCATTCCAGCTGCTGACCATCCCGGATATCGATCCCGACAGGGCAGACATTCACGCAGGCCATACAGTCGATACAATCTCCCAATTCAGAATCGGCCGTCCGTTTGCCTTTGCCACGCGGTTCACCCCGCCATTCGCGGTAGCCGACAACCAGCGTGTCCTCATCCATCATCGCCGCCTGAATGCGCGGCCATGGGCAGGCATAGATACAGATCTGCTCGCGGGCGAACCCGCCGAAGAAGAAGGTTGTACCCGTCAGGATCAACATCGTCGTGTACGCTACGGGATGCGCGTTGCCCGTCACAAGATCGCGGGCCAGCGTCGGTGCATCCGCGAAATAGAACACCCAGGCACCACCCGTCGCCAATCCGATCAGAAACCAGACCGTCCATTTGGTGATCCGCAAGCGAGCTTTTCGGAAATCGAGCTTTTCCTGACGGTGCAGGCGCAGGCGGGCGTTTCTGTCACCTTCAATCCACCGCTCGACCAGAATGAACAGATCCGTCCAGACGGTCTGCGGGCACGCATATCCGCACCATACGCGACCCAGAGCTGACGTAAACAGGAACAGACCCAAACCCGCCATGATCAGCAGACCGGCGACAAAGTAGAATTCGTGCGGCCAGATCTCGATCCAGAAGAAATAGAAACGCCGATTCGCCAGATCCAGCAGAACAGCCTGATCCGGCAGGCTGGGGCCACGATCCCATCTGATCCAAGGCGTCACGTAGTAGATGCCCAGCGTCACGATGAGGATGATCCATTTCAGGTTGCGGAACTTGCCCGAAACACGTCTTGGAAAGATCGGTTCACGCGCGGCGTAAAGGCTGGGGGCGGGATCGGAATCGCTCACTGGCTGGCTCCACAAATGGGTCTTCTGAAGACGTCTTGTTCCAGATCATGCACAGGCGAACTTTGACATGGGTCAAAAAGCGCATCGAGCAAACATCTTTTGAAGATCGCCCCATCTTGCCGGCGCAGGAAATGAAGTATTTTACCCGATTTTCAGCCGATTTTGGCGGAAAAACTGCTTGTGGCGCGATACCGGCTGCACGTGGTACATGCGGTTTTCCAAGTACCGACCAATTGTCGCAGCCCCGGGTCAGACCTGCCCGAATGCGGATGGTCAGCCGTCGTTGCAAAGAACGGAATGGCAAAACAACAGGAATTCAGTGTAAAAAAGCACCGGCTGTTCAGGAAACGCGCGAACAGATGGAACAGCCGGTGCTACAGCCTTCGGGCGGCGAACCGCCCGAAGGTTGCCCTCTAGGTCTTACTGGCCACCACCCAACTGGTGGACATAGGCGGATACCGCACGGATCTGCGCCTCGGTCAGGCGGGTATCCCAGTTCGGCATGACGCCAAAGCGGCTGTAGGTCACAGTTTCAGTCAAAGTCTCTTCGCTGCCACCATATAGCCAGATTGCGTCGGTCAGGTTCGGTGCCCCCTGGAAGATGTCACCCGTACCATCCTCGCCATGGCAGGACGCGCAATTGTCTTCGAAGACAACCTTGCCCGCCTGTGCCGCCGCGTCATCGGTCTGTGCGTTGCTCAGCGACATGACATACTGAACCACCTGCGTGATTTCATCATGCTCGAGGATTTCACCGAAGGCAGGCATCTCGGAATAGCGTGCATCGTCGCTTTCTTCGTTCCGGATACCATAGCTGACGGTGTAGACGATATCTTCCATCGTACCACCCCACAGCCAGGCGTCATCCAGCAGGTTCGGGAAACCAGGCGCGCCCTGTGCACCGGAACCGTGGCACTGCGCACACCAGGTACGGAACACGGCACCGCCAGAGTTCACGGCATATTGCTGAAGCTCAGCGTCTTTTGCGATGTCTTCCAGCGGTGTTTCCACCAGTTTGGCGTTCCAGGGTGCATTTGCCTCTTCGAATGCAACCATCTCCTGCTGGACCAAAGCCCGCGTAGACCAGCCCAGGACGCCGGCGGTTGCCGACTGCACCAGGGGCCATGCTGGATACAAGATCGTGTAGATCACGGCCCATACGATCGTGGCGTAGAAGGTCCACAGCCACCAGCGCGGCATCGGGTTGTCGAACTCTTCGATCCCGTCCCAGCTGTGCCCGGTTGTGTTCGGATCACCCGGCTGTTTTTCAGGTGTCTTGCTCATTGCCGCGCCTCCTTGGATGTGGCGGGTTTGTCTTGATGCCGGAAGGGGATGTTGGCGGTGTCCTTGTATTCCTGCTTAGCACCGGGGCGGAAAACCCAGATGACGATGCCAACGAAGAAGGCGAACAACAGCAGCAACATCCAGCTATCCGCGAACTGCCTGAGAATTGTGTATTCTTCCATCACGATTCTCCTTTAGCGGCTTGCGTCCGGGGTGAAGGTCGAAAAATCGACCAACGTGCCCAGCATCTGAAGATAGGCAACCAACGCATCAGCTTCGGTCAACTCGGGCTGGCCGTCGAAGTTTCGCACGTTGACCTTGTCGCCATAGCGCTCCAGCAGCCCGTCATAGTCGCTGTCCGGGTCGGCCTGAGCGAGGAAGTCGGCTTGTGCGTTTTCCAGCATCTCTTCGGAATAGGGTGTCCCGACCAGAGCATTGGTGGCCATAACATCACCGATGTACTTGCCGTCAATTTTGCGATGCTCGAGGAAGCCGTATTTCGGCATCACCGATTCCGGCACCACCGATTGCGGGTCGCGCAGGTGGTCCACATGCCATTGATCAGAATAGCGGCCACCCACGCGGGCCAGATCGGGCCCGGTGCGTTTCGAACCCCACTGGAACGGGTGGTCATACATCGATTCGGCCGCCAGCGAATAGTGGCCATAGCGTTCGACCTCGTCCCGCATCGGGCGGATCATCTGGCTGTGGCAGACATAACAGCCTTCGCGGATGTAGATCTCGCGCCCCGCCATCTCGAGAGGGGTGTAGGGCCGCATGCCCTCCACCTTTTCGATGGTGTTCTCAAGGTAGAACAGCGGGGTGATCTGCACGATGCCGCCGATGGTCACGACCAGGAAGCTGAAGATCAGCAGGAGGGTCGCGTTGGTCTCGAGGATCTTGTGTTTGTCGAGAATTGCCATTGCTCCGGCCCTCCTTATTCAGCCGGGACCGCGACGGTCAGGCTGGCCTCTTTGGCCGGCGCTTTCCGGACGGTCATCCACAGGTTGTAGCACATGATCAAGGCACCAGCGACGAACATCACGCCACCCAGAGCACGCACCACATACATAGGGAACTTGGCGGCCACAGTGTCGGCGAACGAGTTCACCAGGAAGCCGTTGGCATCCACTTCACGCCACATCAGGCCTTCCATGATGCCGGTGACCCACATCGACGCCGCGTAAAGCACGATGCCGATGGTGGCGAGCCAGAAGTGCCAGCTGACCATTTGCAGCGAGTACAGACGCTCACGCTTCCACAGGACGGGCACCAGGAAGTACAGCGCGCCGAAGGTGATCATGCCGTTCCAGCCCAGCGCACCCGAGTGCACGTGACCGATGGTCCAGTCGGTGTAATGCGACAGCGAGTTCACCGCACGGATCGACATCATCGGGCCTTCGAAGGTGGACATGCCGTAGAAGCCGACCGAGATCACCATCATCCGGATCACCGGGTCGGTGCGCAGCTTGTCCCATGCGCCCGACAGGGTCATCAGACCGTTGATCATACCACCCCAGGACGGCATCCACAGGACCACCGAGAACACCATGCCCAGCGTCGAAGCCCAGTCAGGCAGCGCGGTATAGTGCAGGTGGTGCGGACCGGCCCAGATATACAGGAAGATCAGTGCCCAGAAGTGGATGATCGACAGCTTGTACGAGAATACAGGGCGCTCGGCCTGTTTCGGGATGAAATAGTACATCATGCCCAGGAAGCCGGCAGTCAGGAAGAAGCCCACGGCGTTGTGGCCGTACCACCACTGGATCATGGCGTCTTGCACGCCCGACCAGACGATGACCGATTTCGAACCCCAGATGCTGACAGGAACGGTCATGTTGTTGACCAGGTGCAGCATCGCAACGGTGACGATAAAGGCCAGGTAGAACCAGTTCGCCACATAGATATGCGGCTCTTTCCGCTTGACGATCGTGCCCAGGAACACGGCCAGGTAGGCGACCCAAACAATGGTCAGCCACAGATCGACATACCATTCAGGTTCGGCATATTCCTTGGACTGCGTTCCGCCCAGAACATAGCCGGTCGCCGCCAGCACAATGAACAGCTGATAGCCCCAGAAAACGAACCAGGCCAGATTGCCGCCCCAAAGACGCGCGGCGCTGGTACGCTGAACGACGTAGAACGACGTTGCGATCAGCGCGTTGCCACCAAAGGCAAAAATCACTGCCGACGTGTGCAGCGGACGCAAACGACCAAAGTTCAGATACCCCTGCGCCCATTCGAAATTCAGCACTGGAAAGGCCAACTGAAACGCGATGAAGGTTCCCACCAAGAATCCAACCACGCCCCAGAAAGCCGTTGCGATCACGCCATAGCGGACCACGTCGTCCATATACTCTCCGGACCGATCCACGAGGATGTCCGGCTCGTCAGTGTTTCGAAGCGTCCAGATGAACAAGCCACCGGCGATAAGCATCACCAGCAGCGCATGTACCTGATACGCCAAATCACGTGCATAATTGGTTCCGATCGCTGCAAACAGCGCGATCAGACCAAGCACGATCAGCTTGATGTAATTCGACATATTGCGTCCCTTTGCCATGCCCCGCGCGCTTTTGATTCTTGTGACGCGCGAAACCCATTTGACTGGCTGCCGTTCTGAAGCACGGCGGCTGTTACTGCTTTGATCTGTATCAAGACAGTTCTGCGTTTTCTGTGACACGCATTGTAGAGGAAACAGGCCAACTGGTCACATGAGACCAAATGCCCGAATCATGAGGTCGCGATGACTTACAAATCTCTACTCACTGTCATGACCGAAACGAAGACAGCACCCGCCGCTCTGGCGCAGATGGTGGCCTTGGCAGAATCTCAGGATGCCCATGCCGAAGCCCTGTGCCTGGGGGTCGATCGCAGTCAGACAGGTTATTACTATGCGGGTGCCAATGCGCTTATCGTTCAGGAAACACTGAGCCGGGCCAACGCCGAGGCCCAGGAGCTGTTGAATTTTGCCAATGATTACCTTGGCAAGTCCGGCGTTCGCTGGTCCGCCGAGCATGGCGTCGCGCAAATTGCTGATATAGGACGCCACGTTGCACATAGGGCACGGTTTTCCGATCTGGTGATCCTGCCGCACCCCTACGGCAAAGACCGTGGGGCCGAGGCCGAGCCCATCATCGAAGCAGCCATGTTCGAAGGGCATTGCCCGGTTCTGGTCGTACCGGACGACGTCGAACCCCTGACGGTGCCGCGCAATATCATGATAGGCTGGAACGAAAGCGTCGAGGCCATGTGCGCCATTCGTCACGCCCTGCCCTTCCTGAAACAGGCCGAGCTGGTCCGAATCGTGGTCATCGATCCACCCCGTCATGGACCCGACCGGTCTGACCCCGGCGGATTGCTGTCACAGATGCTGGCCCGACACGGGGTCAAATGTGAGATTGATGTGCTGAGCAAAAGCATGACGCGCGTGTCGGATATTCTCAACCGCCACGCATCCGATACAGAATCGGATCTGATCGTCATGGGCGCTTACGGTCATTCCCGTTTTCGCGAGGCCATTCTGGGCGGCGCAACACGCAACATGCTGGAGCAGTCTAGCGTACCCGTATTCCTTGCCCATTGATCCGCCCTTCAAAAGCCGCCTGACTTGGCGGCTTTTGTCATCCTCTGCGGATGAGGCCTATCAGGAACAACAGGATCACGGCGCCTACTGTTGCGAAGAAGATAGACGACAGCAGGCCGCCGCCAACGGCAAATCCAAGTGCCGGAAAAATCAACCCCGCAAGAAACGCGCCGACGATTCCGACAATGATGTTGCCGAAAAGACCGAACCCCCGGCCTTCCATGATCTTGCCAGACAGCCAACCGGCGATTGCGCCGACCAAAAGCATTGCCAACAAACTGGTAAATTCCATGTCGATCTCCTGAATCAGACATTCCTGCGAACAAGACCGCGACGGCTGTTGGCGGTCAAAAACCGTTCGCGTCAGACCGGAAAGCCGCCATCCGAATCGTCACCTGCCTCTTCCATCAGGCGGCCCAGATCGGGGATGGTCACGTGTCGCTTTCCTTCAAGTGTGATCACCCCGTCTTTTTTCAAAGCCGAAATCTGGCGACTGACCGTTTCCAGTGTCAAACCAAGGTAATCCGCCATTGCTTCTCGGGTCAGGGGCAGGTCGAACACTATAGATCCAGTCAGACCCTTTTGGCTGACCGAAGCGTCCCGGCGCGCAATGATCGACAGCAGGCTGGCAATCTTCTCACGCGCCGTCTTTCGACCCAGAACCAGCATCCACTCGCGGGCAGCGTCAAGCTCGTCCAACGTCATCTGCAAAAGACGATGCGCAATATGTGGGGTTTGGTCCATCAGCTCTTCGAACGGTTTCTTGCGGAAACAGCACATCACGACATCCGTCGTCGCCTGAACATCATAAGGCGCAGTATCGCGACCCGGGCGGCCAACGAAATCGCTGGGCAGCAGCAGGCCAACCATTTGAGTGCGGCCATCTTCCATCGTCTGGGTCAACGACGCGATTCCGGCCACGACCGAGCCGACGAAACTCATCTGATCCCCAGACCAGATGATCGTCTGACCCGCTTCAAAGCTGCGATAATATTTAATGCCTTCAAGCTCTTCCAGCTCGTCGGCATCACATTGGGCACAGACGGCGCGATGACGAATCGGGCAATCTCCGCAATTTGAATGGTCAAATTGTGCTTTTACTGTCATGCGCGTTCCCACTTGATCTCCATCAAAGCACCAGTGTCCTCTGTCCCCTAAGGGTATCGCCATGATAGTGAAACCACAATTGGCAAAGCTTGGACTATTTGACGCGAAAGTACCGCGTTACACAAGCTATCCCACCGCCCCCCACTTCAGCAACGACGTGGGAGCAGATATGTTTGGCGACTGGATTTCCGGGATCAAACCCGGCAGTGCCATTTCCTTGTACATCCATGTCCCATTCTGCCGCAGGCTATGCTGGTTCTGTGCCTGCCGGACACAAGGAACACAAACCGACAATCCGGTGATCGCCTATGTCGACGTTCTGAAGGCCGAACTGGATCTTCTGGCAGCACGTTTGCCCGAAGGTGTGGTTCTGTCGCGCCTGCACTGGGGCGGTGGCACGCCAACGTTGCTGAACGCCCAACTGATGCGTGAACTGGCACAACACATCCTGGGTATCGTGCCCATGGGGCCTGATGCCGAATTCTCGGTCGAGATCGATCCGAACGAGATTGACGAGGCGCGTCTGGATGCGCTGGCAGACGCGGGCATGAACCGTGCTTCGATCGGGGTGCAGGATTTCGACGACGAAATCCAGAAAACCATCGGCCGCATCCAAAGCTATGACACCACGCGCGACGCCATCGACATGATCCGCGCACGCGGCATCGCCAGCCTGAATGCGGATATTCTTTACGGCCTGCCGCATCAGACCAAGGCGCGCATGACGGAAAGCGTACAGAAGCTCCTGTCGCTCAGCCCGGATCGCGTGGCGCTTTACGGCTATGCCCATGTGCCTTGGATGGCCAAGCGGCAGCAGCTTATTCCGTCGGACGCCCTGCCCACACCGGAACAGCGCCTCGAGCTGTTCGACACGGCCCGGCGTTTGTTTCTTTGGGACAATTATGCCGAAATCGGCATCGACCATTTCGCCACTCAGGATGACGGGCTGACCCACGCTTTGCGCGCGGGCCGCCTCAAGCGGAACTTCCAGGGTTACACCGACGATCAGGCCGATGTTCTGATTGGTGTCGGGGCCAGCTCGATCTCGCGCTTCCCGCAAGGCTATGCGCAAAACGCTCCGGCCACCTCTGTCCACACCAAAGCCATTCGCGATGGGCAGTTTTCGACATCCCGAGGGCACCTCTTCAAGGGTCAGGACATTCTGCGTGCCCGCCTGATCGAGGCACTGATGTGCGATTTCAAAATCGACACGGCAGAAATCCTGCGGGATCACGATGTATCAGCCGCTGAACTGGACGAGATGTATCACGCAGCCAATGCATCTTTCGACGGGATGCTGCAAATCACTGAAACCGGGCTTTTCATACCGCCCGAAGCGCGGGCGCTGACCCGGATGATCGCCCGCAGCTTTGACGCCTATGACCTCAGCAAAGCCGGGCACAGCTCGGCCATCTGACCCTTTTTCGGCGGGCAGCATTCGGCCCGTCACGCGCAAAACACATCAGGGGCTTGACGCACGCCTGCGGTTTTTCCCACACTCATGCTGTAGGGCGGCATCTCGCTCTGCGGCCTGAGGCGGGCAAAATACAGACAATCCTTGTCGACGCCAACGCGTCGGTCGGTCCCTTTCGTGCAGCCAATCTGCAACCTGAAAGAGGGACAACACTCATGCGCGTATTCACCGTCCTCGGGCCCAGTCAATCGGGCAAATCTACGCTTGTCGAGGCCATCAGCCGCCTCGACGGGCGCCCCACCACATTCGATGTTTCCGAAACCGTGCATTTGCACGGTTTTTCTTACCTGGACGAGCCCTGGTGCGCGATCGACGTTGACGGGGGCGGCGATGCTCTGGCCTATGTCGGACCGGCAATGGCTATATCGGACGCTGCCGTAGTTGTCGTGCCCCCCGACCCGAATGCCGCCGTTTTGTGCGCGCCCTACCTGCGACTGGTAGAAGAGGCCGGCATCCCGTGTTTTCTCTTCATCAACCGGATGGACAATCCCAACGGCCGCATCCGCGATATCATCGCCGCATTGCAAACATACTGCACCCATCACATCGCCCTGCGTCAGGTCCCGATCCGCGAAGGGGATACGATCATCGGGGCGGTTGATCTGATCTCGGAACGGGCTTGGAAATATCAGGAGGGCCAGCCCTCGGCCCTGATCGAACTGCCTCAATCCGTCGAAGACCGTGAGCAGGAGGCCCGAACCGAGCTGCTGGAGACCCTGTCCGATTTCGATGACACCCTGCTGGAACAGCTCATCGAAGACAAACAGCCGCCAAGCGACGAGGTCTATGGCCTGGCGGCACAGGTCCTGAAGAACCATCAGTTGATTCCCGCCTGTCTGGGTGCCGCAAGCCACGGCAACGGGCTGACGCGCCTGATGAAGGCTCTGCGACACGAAGCCCCCGAATTTGATATCGCCGCCGGGCGCGACGAGGCCGGAGACAGCGCCCGCGCCATTGCCGGTTTTGCGGATGTCAAAAAACACATCGGAAAAATCGTCATACTGCGCGGCCTGGGGGACGGCGTGCAAGCCCATGAAGCCTTGGGCGGTGAGACCGTCGGCAACCTGACAACGCTGGATGCCAAAACCCAGATCGCCACGCTTGAGGCCGGGCAGATTGGTCTGGCGGTGAAATCCGATCACCTCAACCCCGGCTATATCTACGACAGCAATTCGGCGACGGAACTGCCGGAATGGGCGGCCTCGCATCCGGTGGCGCATCGTCAGATCGTCTCGCCTGCGCATGAGCGGGACGATGTGCGCCTGTCCAACGCCCTGAGCCGTCTGGCCGAGATCGACCCCGGCCTTCACCTGCAACAGGATGAGCTTACCGGCCACGCCGTTCTTGGGTCTCAGGGTCCGCAGCACATGCGACGCGTGACCGCCAAGCTGGCCGAGGATTTCGGGATCGAGATTGAAACCGACCAAGTCGAAACCGCCTATCGCGAAACCATCCGAACACCTGTCGAACATCGCCACAGACACCGCAAACAATCCGGCGGGGCCGGGCAATTCGCGGATGTCGTGATCTCGGTCGCACCGCTGCCGCGCGGATCTGGGTTCCAGTTCGAAGAGGTGGTCAAGGGAGGCGCGGTGCCCAAGAATTACATCCCATCCGTGGAACAGGGCGCCAGGGACGCGCTGGAGCAAGGCCCCGAGGGCTTTCCGGTGGTGGATGTGAAGGTCACGCTGCATGACGGCAAGCATCACAACGTGGACAGTTCCGATTATGCCTTCCGCACCGCGGGCAAGAACGCCGTGCGCGAAGCGCTGCCACAGGCCAAGCCCGTTGTTTTGCAGCCGATCCTGAACGCCGAAATCCACCTGCCTTCTGATTTTGTTGGCGACCTGGTGCCGACGATCAGCTCTCTGCAAGGACAGGTTCTGGGATTTGAGGGCAACCCAAACGCATCAGGCTGGGAGATTTTCAACGCCCTGATACCCGCCGTGGCCGAGGATGAGTTGCATCGCACTCTTGCCAGCGCCACGCGCGGAACCGGGTGGGTCAAGCTGAGCTTTGATCACTATGAAGAACTGCGCGGACCGGTGCCGAAAGCGGCATCCAAAGAAAAGGCAAGCGCCTGACGGCCTGACGGTGGCGGGCTGATTTCAGCCCGCCGCAGCAATCAATTCACGGGTATAGTCGGTCTGGGCATTTTCGAACAAATCCTCGGCCGTGCCCATTTCAACCACATCTCCGTTTCGCATGACGATCACCTTGTGCGACATCGCCCGCACAACTTTCAGGTCATGGCTGATGAACAGATAGGCCAGCCCGTATTTCTTTTGCAGATCGCGCAGCAGATCGACGATCTGAACCTGAACCGTCATGTCCAGCGCGCTGGTCGGTTCGTCCAGTACCAGCAGCTTGGGTCGCAAGACCATCGCGCGCGCAATCGCGATGCGCTGACGCTGCCCGCCCGAAAACTCGTGCGGATACCGGTCCATCGCCGCAGGATCCAGGCCCACTTCGTTCATCACCTCAGCGACCAGCTCGCGCGGCGCGCGATGAGGATCAACGTTGTGAATGGCCAGACCTTCCGCGATGATCTGCTGACAGGTCATACGTGGGCTGAGGCTGCCGAACGGGTCCTGAAACACGATCTGCATATCCTTGCGCAGTCGGCGCAGCTCTCGCGTGGACCATTTTCGAACATCCTGATCGCGGAAGGTGATGCCGCCTTCGGACGCGATCAGACGCATGATCGCCAGCGCCAGCGTGGTCTTGCCCGACCCGCTTTCACCCACGATCCCCAAAGTCTCACCCGCGCGTACACTCAGCGAGGCGTCATTCACCGCCTTCACATAGCCGACCGTGCGTTTCAGAAATCCCCGTTGGATCGGGAACCAGACCTTCAGATGATCAGTGCGCGCGACTTCCTCGGCATCTGTTGCAACGGCGTCTGGCTGACCCGAAGGTTCCGCGGCCAGGAGCTTGCGGGTATAGGGGTGCTGCGGGTTGTCGAAGATCTCGGCAGTCGCACCGGTCTCGACGATCTCACCATCCTTCATCACACAGACCCGATCAGCGATCCGGCGCACAATGCCCAGATCGTGGGTGATGAACAGCATCCCCATGTTTTCGGATTTCTGCAAACT contains:
- the hemN gene encoding oxygen-independent coproporphyrinogen III oxidase, with translation MIVKPQLAKLGLFDAKVPRYTSYPTAPHFSNDVGADMFGDWISGIKPGSAISLYIHVPFCRRLCWFCACRTQGTQTDNPVIAYVDVLKAELDLLAARLPEGVVLSRLHWGGGTPTLLNAQLMRELAQHILGIVPMGPDAEFSVEIDPNEIDEARLDALADAGMNRASIGVQDFDDEIQKTIGRIQSYDTTRDAIDMIRARGIASLNADILYGLPHQTKARMTESVQKLLSLSPDRVALYGYAHVPWMAKRQQLIPSDALPTPEQRLELFDTARRLFLWDNYAEIGIDHFATQDDGLTHALRAGRLKRNFQGYTDDQADVLIGVGASSISRFPQGYAQNAPATSVHTKAIRDGQFSTSRGHLFKGQDILRARLIEALMCDFKIDTAEILRDHDVSAAELDEMYHAANASFDGMLQITETGLFIPPEARALTRMIARSFDAYDLSKAGHSSAI
- a CDS encoding elongation factor G, encoding MRVFTVLGPSQSGKSTLVEAISRLDGRPTTFDVSETVHLHGFSYLDEPWCAIDVDGGGDALAYVGPAMAISDAAVVVVPPDPNAAVLCAPYLRLVEEAGIPCFLFINRMDNPNGRIRDIIAALQTYCTHHIALRQVPIREGDTIIGAVDLISERAWKYQEGQPSALIELPQSVEDREQEARTELLETLSDFDDTLLEQLIEDKQPPSDEVYGLAAQVLKNHQLIPACLGAASHGNGLTRLMKALRHEAPEFDIAAGRDEAGDSARAIAGFADVKKHIGKIVILRGLGDGVQAHEALGGETVGNLTTLDAKTQIATLEAGQIGLAVKSDHLNPGYIYDSNSATELPEWAASHPVAHRQIVSPAHERDDVRLSNALSRLAEIDPGLHLQQDELTGHAVLGSQGPQHMRRVTAKLAEDFGIEIETDQVETAYRETIRTPVEHRHRHRKQSGGAGQFADVVISVAPLPRGSGFQFEEVVKGGAVPKNYIPSVEQGARDALEQGPEGFPVVDVKVTLHDGKHHNVDSSDYAFRTAGKNAVREALPQAKPVVLQPILNAEIHLPSDFVGDLVPTISSLQGQVLGFEGNPNASGWEIFNALIPAVAEDELHRTLASATRGTGWVKLSFDHYEELRGPVPKAASKEKASA
- a CDS encoding ABC transporter ATP-binding protein, producing the protein MSLLDVNNLKVSFRQDGQISAAVRGVSFHVDRGETVALVGESGSGKSVTALSTVSLLGDSAIVDGSVTYDGQEMIGASEQRLMDVRGNDISFIFQEPMTSLNPLHTIQKQMAESLALHQGVTGDVARERILELLNKVGIRDPEDRLDSYPHQLSGGQRQRVMIAMALANKPDILIADEPTTALDVTIQAQILELLASLQKSENMGMLFITHDLGIVRRIADRVCVMKDGEIVETGATAEIFDNPQHPYTRKLLAAEPSGQPDAVATDAEEVARTDHLKVWFPIQRGFLKRTVGYVKAVNDASLSVRAGETLGIVGESGSGKTTLALAIMRLIASEGGITFRDQDVRKWSTRELRRLRKDMQIVFQDPFGSLSPRMTCQQIIAEGLAIHNVDPHRAPRELVAEVMNEVGLDPAAMDRYPHEFSGGQRQRIAIARAMVLRPKLLVLDEPTSALDMTVQVQIVDLLRDLQKKYGLAYLFISHDLKVVRAMSHKVIVMRNGDVVEMGTAEDLFENAQTDYTRELIAAAG